AATCAGCGCGGCGAGAAGAAAGTCATCAAGACCTGGAGCCGCGCCAGCACAATCTTCCCGCAGATGGTCGGCCACACCATTGCGGTGCACGATGGCCGTCGCCATGTACCGATCTACATCACCGAGAACATGGTCGGCCACAAGTTGGGTGAGTTTGCGCCGACGCGCACCTTTCGTGGCCACGTGACTAAAGAAGAAAAGACGACGGCCACCGCCGGAGGAGCGAAGAAATGACCGAAGTTCGCGCGCAGGCCCGCTACGTGGGCGTCTCTGCGCAGAAGGCGCGGTTGGTGGTAGACCTGATCCGCGGCCGGAAGGCCGAAGAGGCGCTCAACATCCTCAAGTTCACGCCGAAGGCTGCCGCCCGGCACGTCTACAAAGTGGTCAAATCGGCTATGGCCA
This sequence is a window from Dehalococcoidia bacterium. Protein-coding genes within it:
- the rpsS gene encoding 30S ribosomal protein S19, with product NQRGEKKVIKTWSRASTIFPQMVGHTIAVHDGRRHVPIYITENMVGHKLGEFAPTRTFRGHVTKEEKTTATAGGAKK
- the rplV gene encoding 50S ribosomal protein L22, with product MTEVRAQARYVGVSAQKARLVVDLIRGRKAEEALNILKFTPKAAARHVYKVVKSAMANADENFGLDVGELIITKAFVDEAPTRKWRRFGARGRF